TGATTCTGATGACATTCATCAATAAATGATTTCGGAGGATTCCCGAAAACGCTAATGGAACTAATAATCTCTTTCACTGGCTCTATATCCTTAAAAGAGCTTCCATCTATATAGACATACCAAGGAGCTACTTTCTTCTCCTGGGTGGTGGAAGAGAGTGTTTCCTGCTTGCAGGAAACACTCGTCATTACCAACATTACACAGCATATAGCTGTTCCAATTATGCTTAAATACCTCATTGAATGTAAAGTAAACTGTTATTCTTCATCATAATTATACTTCTTATATTCTATATAGTCATATTTGACTGTATATGTCTTTGAAGTAGGCTTATCTCCTTGCCAGCCACCTCCATCAGCAAAGGTCATCATTGAGAATCCAAATTTAAACTGTGCCGGAGTATACCAGGTAGTAAATGTTTTCGCCACTTCACCATCTATAATCCATGCCGCCCAATATGCACCATCTGCATTAAGTCTAAGATCAATAGTCAAAGTATGTTTACCCGGATCAATAGGTACACCGTAAACTCCCATAGCTTCCGTATAACAACGTACCAGCATCTGACCTGGAACAGGAGGAACCGTACAAGCCGCACGATCATTTTCAGTACCCGAGAAAACAAACATAGAGAATGACCTTTCTTCAGCGTTAGTTGCAGCGATATTACCACCTGCCAACCATTTTTCACCTACCCCTACCAAAGGAACATCTATTTCCCATGTATATTTTCCAGCTCCCACTTCCGGACTATAAACGAAGTTATTCCCGTTAGATAGATTCAAACTTCCATCTGCAATCGTTCCTCCATTGTTAGTCCATCCAACAGGAACAAAACCAGCTTCCTCAAAGTCCCACTTCACTGTTGTTCCCTCTGGTTCGGGAGGAAGCTGACCTTCAATAATCGGCTTCATTGAGTAATCATAAGGAACATACTCTAAATAATCAAATAAGGCATAATTTTCTTGAGTTGCCGCATGATCGCCCATACCATAAAGATTCTCGACACTAGATATAGCACGGAAATAAGCCTCTTCACCATAATCTAATTGTGCCCTCTTTAAAACTTTACCATCAACCGACCACTCCGCCTGATATTTCTTATTTTCCAGCTTCAAATCCAAAACAAATGTATGCCAAGCATCCCCCTTAATAGGCGTGAATTCAGAGAAAAAAGGATTAGCCTGACTAGTCACAAGGCACAGCATATCATCTGGTCCGGCACTATGTGCTGCACGGTCTGCAGCTGTACCGGAACAAATTTCAAAATCCAATTCATGCCCATCGTCAAAATATAAAAATGCTCCAATACTAGCCCGGTCATTCATTCCGAATTTAGGGACATATATCCTCCATTCATAACGACCTGATCCGAATTGCGTTGTTGTCTGCACCTTGAAACGGTCCCCATTAGTACCTTCATACTCTTCACCTGCCCGGGTATAGATTCTTAACGCTTTTCCATCTTCACATTCGTCATTATCTACGATAGTGATCGGATTGATCCCTGCCACAAGCCCCGTCTTTTGCAATCCAGTAAAGTCACCATAATTATAAATGGTTCCTTTATAGCCATCCTGAATAACTGTGATGGTTCGAAGTTCAGCACCTTTCGCCGCTATGGTCAAGGTTGCACTGCGTTTTGGGCCGTTATTCTTATCAGCAGCAATTGTTAGCGTACCATTACCAGTTCCTTCCAAAGGAGAAACTGTAAGCCAATCACCACCTGCCTGATCCACTGCTACTTCCCAAGCTGCTTCTGACGTAATATCTACAGTCTGAACTTCAGTAGAGGAGACTCCGAATGTTAAAGCATTTGTGGAGATTCCGCATGCAATAATCTCTGTTTTCTCTTTGAAGCTATCACCGCATGATACTAAAGAGGCATTACATAATACACCTATTGCTAAATATAAATATCTTAGTTTCATAATGATTGTTTTTATTGTTTCACTCAGTTCTTCAAATTCGGATTAATAGACGAGTCTACAAAAGGACGGGGAAGATACATCTTACTGTCATTCCACGTACCTGATACGGAAACAGCTTCTTTCCTAAAGACTCCAGGAGCCACTTCAATCTCCGGATTTAATTTTCTGTATTCAAAATGATCTTTAATGCGATTCATGCGAAACATATCCCTCGCTCTAGTGGCAATATTTCCCCAATAATATCCGGCTATTTCCCAGCCATGTTCATTATAGGCAGCTTCTGCCAGATCATCATACGACATGGTTGTCTTATAGATATCCCGCTCTGCAACAACAGATCCATTAGCACGGTTACGTACCTCATTCAATAAGTTGACAGCTTCCGTGATACTGCCTGTTTTTGAACGACCTACGGCTTCGGCATACCAGCAATATACTTCTGCCAAGCGAATAATCTGATGCGTCTTTTCTCCATTCTGATTCATCGAAATTTTCGGATTCGTATAGTCGAATTCTTCTCCAGTAGTCGTTTCTACTTTCTTCATGAAACAGGGAGCAACAACCACACGTGGCGCTTCCGGATTAGGGTCTTCCCACCAATCACGTAACTGTGTTTCATTCTTCAATATTATTTTCGGAAAATAAGATGCATCTTTGCGTGAGCCTTCCGGGAAATCATACCAGAATTTAATTTCTCCGTTCGTATCTCCCCATCCACCGCCACCATAAGCATAGTCTGCCAGGAAATCGGCTAAAGGAGCATTGGTAAGTGCATCTATTCCCAAATTATAATAAACACCAAGTAACACTTCAGGATTATTCTTATTATACTCCATCGAATATACTTGCTTGTAATCAGGTAATAATTTGTAGTAGTAAGTACCTTTCTTCGCAGCATCGATTACTTCTTTTGCCTTTGCAGCGGCCAGTTGATAATATTCTGTTCCTTTGTTCAACGGCCATCCCGCCATTGCCATATACACATAAGCCAATGTTGCTTTTACAGCTCCTTGACTAACAGCAATGTTTACCCCATTTCTTGCGTAGGGTTCTTTAGTATAATTAGCAGGGACCATTGTTTCTGCCTTTTTCAGGTCAGATACAATCAGCTCGTAAATTTCAGGAACGGTTGCCAATGGCATGTTATAATTGATTTCATCTTTCACAACCATAGGTACCTCTCCCCAAGCCATTACAAAGTAAAAATAAGAATAAGCACGCCAATAATAAGCTTGTCCAATGGCCGCATCTTTCTCTTCCTGACTCACCTCCGGAGTTCGTCCGGCATTATCTATAATGAAATTAGCTGCTTTTACCAATCTCCAACGAGCACCCCACAATTCAGTCACCCAAGTGTTGTTGTCCGAAACATTATAAGTATCTACCTCACGCAGCCCCTGCTTATTAGCTGCAGGGTGTGTAGAAATATCATCCCCCATCACTGATTCGAAACCTGCCCAAATATTTGCATACATATCACTCGCAACTTTGGAATACATTCCATTCAGAGCCAAGTCCAGATCACCTTTTGAATTGAAGAAATTAGTTACCGCCAATTGCCCTTTAGGATCTTCTGTCAGTAAATCCTGGCAAGACACCATCCAAAGTGCGATCAATGCTAGTCCGACAGATTTGAATATTCTATATATTGTTTTCATATCCATGTATAGTTAAAAGATTAAAAGTTAAGTTTCATACCAAAAGTGAATGTTCTTGGAACAGGATAAGATCCCATATCCACACCATTAAAGCCATAATCGGATTCACTGTACACTTCTGGGTCCATACCTGTGTATTTCGTTAATGTAAACAGGTTTTGAGCACTGACCGACAGTTGAATATCGGCTACTTTCGTTATCTTCTTAGGAATATTATACGTAAGGCTTATATTTTTCAGTTTCACAAATGATGCATCTTCAAGCCAGAAATCGGAATCAGGATAGTTTCTATTATCTGAATTTTTATGACTTGCATACACAGCATCTGCTTTATTGGCTACTTTATCCCAACTTTTGTAATAAGCATCAGATAAAGAGATGAAACGATATACACCTGTCATAGATCCCATCGCATAGCGGCTTACATTCAGTCTATCTTGTCCTAATGCAGCATTGATAAAGAGATTGAGCGTCCAATTTTTCCAAGTAAATGTATTATTCCATCCGAAAGTCCAATTAGGCTCGGCTTGCCCTTTAGTAACCAGATCGTCAGCACCCGGATTGGTTGTCAAACTTCCATTAGATTGATGTTTATATAAGTTGGCGCCCTGGTCATTAAAATTTGCCCATTCATAAAGATAGAAAGAACCAATCGGATACCCTACTTTTTTAATTTGAATGGGACCACCGCCAATACTTGTATAATTCTCCCCAACGATAAAATCACTACCTGCCAGATCGATTATCTTATTCTTTAAATAAGATGCATTCAGCGATGTTTCCCAACCAAATATATCTTTGTCAGTCAAAGGAGTTGCTGTGATGGTAAATTCAACACCAGAGTTTCTAACTTCACCTTGATTGACCCAGAAAGAGCCACCTCCGTTATACTGAGGAGCAGGTTTGCGAAGCAACAAGTCCTTAGTATCCTTTCGGAACCATTCGGCTGTAAAACTCAAGCGACCGTCCAAAACACTGGCGTCCAAACCTATGTTATACTGATAGGTGCTTTCCCAAGTTACATCTGGCGTAGCGAGATTTCCAGTCCAATAACCGGTATGGATTGCATCGCTACCATAACCGTCATAATTCGTAGGAGCCAACATACCTAATGTTGTGTAAGCACCGATACTTTGATTACCAACAACACCAAAACTGGCTCTTAGTTTCAATTGCTGGACAATGTTTTGTTTGCTCATAAAGTTTTCTTTAGCAACATCCCAAGCAACAGCTGCTGACGGAAAATATCCCCATTTATTCTTCTTCTGAAACTTAGATGAACCGTCGGCACGGAAAGTACCTGTCAGCATATACTTCCCTTTGTAATTGTACATAATTCGACCAAGCCCGGACACAATAGCTTCTGCGGAATAGCCATTTTCCCCATCGCGTGTCTTTGCATTTTTTGCATTCCAATAACCAACAAATTCATTGGCTAAATCACTACCGGTTAGCTTTAGATTTCTGCCTTCGGCACCACTTGCTTCAAATACAGCTGTTGCAGTCAAATGATGATCGCCGAAACTTGTGTTATAAGTCACATTATTGGTATTCTGCCAGAATAGATTCATCCTGCTCGCATTTTCCATACCACTAATTTGTCCGGGTTTTGCTAACGACGAGGTGAAAGAGTAACTCGGAACATGAGAGTAATTAGCAGCACCCTGTACAGACAATGTCAACCCTTTCATTATTTTGAAAGTCAAATCCATATTAGTATTCAAAGCATACACATATGAATCGCCATAATTTGCCACACGGGCACCATAAGGGTTTCCGTTTACTGAATTATAAGGGTCCATATTATAAACGCCCGTCACCGGATCTTTCATTTCCATCGTAGGAGAATAGTTTAGAAAGTTCATAATGTCAATGCCCCCGTTATGACTGTGAGTACGTGAAGCATTAATTTTGGTAGAAAGTGTCAACCACTTGGTGAGTTCATTATCCAAATTTATCCGCAACTGTGCACGTTGATACTTAGTCGTGATGGTCATGGCTGTCATATTCAATACATTGGCTGAAATAAGATACTTATTTTTAGCCGTTCCACCCGAAATACCTAATTTATAGTCCTGACTAATACCGGTCTGCAACATCAAATTCTGCCAGTCAATGCCTTTGGAACCATTCTTATAGGCTTCCATCTCATCATCTGCAAATGAGATACCATTATACTCCTTTAATGCAGTCGCATATTCATAAGCATTCAGTAAGTCATATTTTTTAAGGATGTTCGATACGCCTATAGCCACATCTGCATAAATCTGCACTTTACCTTCCACCCCTTTTTTAGTAGTTACCAACACCACACCATTAGCGCCGCGTGAGCCATAAATAGCTGTTGCCGAAGCATCTTTCAGAACTTCAATAGATTGAATGTCAGCTGGATTTACATCCAGTCCACCAGACATAATACCATCGATGACATACAGGGGGTCATTGCTGGTATTAAGAGAAGTAGTACCACGAACACGAACTTTAACTGTACCACCAGGTAAACCATTTACGCTCGTCACTGCCACACCTGCAGTACGTCCTTGCAGAATATCTTCCACCCGCTTTACCGGCTGATCCTTAAATTGTTTGGAAGAAACAGAAGCCACAGCACCGGTTATATCTGATTTTTTCACTACACCATATCCGATGACCACTACCTCACTCAATTGGTTCTGATCCTCCTGCATTGTAATCTTCAAACTGGTATTCGTTCCCAGTTTAACCTCTTTAGTCACGTATCCGATATAAGAAAACAATAGTGTAGACCCAACAGGAGCACTAATCGAGAATTTTCCGGAAAGATCCGTTACGGTACCTGTTTGTGCGTCTTTAAGGGTTACGTTGAC
The Bacteroides luhongzhouii DNA segment above includes these coding regions:
- a CDS encoding SusC/RagA family TonB-linked outer membrane protein, which gives rise to MDNLRKTLGCLLLFLFAAVTSTYAQVVKQYSGTVTDADSNEPVIGVNVTLKDAQTGTVTDLSGKFSISAPVGSTLLFSYIGYVTKEVKLGTNTSLKITMQEDQNQLSEVVVIGYGVVKKSDITGAVASVSSKQFKDQPVKRVEDILQGRTAGVAVTSVNGLPGGTVKVRVRGTTSLNTSNDPLYVIDGIMSGGLDVNPADIQSIEVLKDASATAIYGSRGANGVVLVTTKKGVEGKVQIYADVAIGVSNILKKYDLLNAYEYATALKEYNGISFADDEMEAYKNGSKGIDWQNLMLQTGISQDYKLGISGGTAKNKYLISANVLNMTAMTITTKYQRAQLRINLDNELTKWLTLSTKINASRTHSHNGGIDIMNFLNYSPTMEMKDPVTGVYNMDPYNSVNGNPYGARVANYGDSYVYALNTNMDLTFKIMKGLTLSVQGAANYSHVPSYSFTSSLAKPGQISGMENASRMNLFWQNTNNVTYNTSFGDHHLTATAVFEASGAEGRNLKLTGSDLANEFVGYWNAKNAKTRDGENGYSAEAIVSGLGRIMYNYKGKYMLTGTFRADGSSKFQKKNKWGYFPSAAVAWDVAKENFMSKQNIVQQLKLRASFGVVGNQSIGAYTTLGMLAPTNYDGYGSDAIHTGYWTGNLATPDVTWESTYQYNIGLDASVLDGRLSFTAEWFRKDTKDLLLRKPAPQYNGGGSFWVNQGEVRNSGVEFTITATPLTDKDIFGWETSLNASYLKNKIIDLAGSDFIVGENYTSIGGGPIQIKKVGYPIGSFYLYEWANFNDQGANLYKHQSNGSLTTNPGADDLVTKGQAEPNWTFGWNNTFTWKNWTLNLFINAALGQDRLNVSRYAMGSMTGVYRFISLSDAYYKSWDKVANKADAVYASHKNSDNRNYPDSDFWLEDASFVKLKNISLTYNIPKKITKVADIQLSVSAQNLFTLTKYTGMDPEVYSESDYGFNGVDMGSYPVPRTFTFGMKLNF
- a CDS encoding RagB/SusD family nutrient uptake outer membrane protein; translation: MKTIYRIFKSVGLALIALWMVSCQDLLTEDPKGQLAVTNFFNSKGDLDLALNGMYSKVASDMYANIWAGFESVMGDDISTHPAANKQGLREVDTYNVSDNNTWVTELWGARWRLVKAANFIIDNAGRTPEVSQEEKDAAIGQAYYWRAYSYFYFVMAWGEVPMVVKDEINYNMPLATVPEIYELIVSDLKKAETMVPANYTKEPYARNGVNIAVSQGAVKATLAYVYMAMAGWPLNKGTEYYQLAAAKAKEVIDAAKKGTYYYKLLPDYKQVYSMEYNKNNPEVLLGVYYNLGIDALTNAPLADFLADYAYGGGGWGDTNGEIKFWYDFPEGSRKDASYFPKIILKNETQLRDWWEDPNPEAPRVVVAPCFMKKVETTTGEEFDYTNPKISMNQNGEKTHQIIRLAEVYCWYAEAVGRSKTGSITEAVNLLNEVRNRANGSVVAERDIYKTTMSYDDLAEAAYNEHGWEIAGYYWGNIATRARDMFRMNRIKDHFEYRKLNPEIEVAPGVFRKEAVSVSGTWNDSKMYLPRPFVDSSINPNLKN
- a CDS encoding BACON domain-containing protein; the encoded protein is MKLRYLYLAIGVLCNASLVSCGDSFKEKTEIIACGISTNALTFGVSSTEVQTVDITSEAAWEVAVDQAGGDWLTVSPLEGTGNGTLTIAADKNNGPKRSATLTIAAKGAELRTITVIQDGYKGTIYNYGDFTGLQKTGLVAGINPITIVDNDECEDGKALRIYTRAGEEYEGTNGDRFKVQTTTQFGSGRYEWRIYVPKFGMNDRASIGAFLYFDDGHELDFEICSGTAADRAAHSAGPDDMLCLVTSQANPFFSEFTPIKGDAWHTFVLDLKLENKKYQAEWSVDGKVLKRAQLDYGEEAYFRAISSVENLYGMGDHAATQENYALFDYLEYVPYDYSMKPIIEGQLPPEPEGTTVKWDFEEAGFVPVGWTNNGGTIADGSLNLSNGNNFVYSPEVGAGKYTWEIDVPLVGVGEKWLAGGNIAATNAEERSFSMFVFSGTENDRAACTVPPVPGQMLVRCYTEAMGVYGVPIDPGKHTLTIDLRLNADGAYWAAWIIDGEVAKTFTTWYTPAQFKFGFSMMTFADGGGWQGDKPTSKTYTVKYDYIEYKKYNYDEE